The genomic segment CAACAGATCTTATCATGGGAAAAACTGTTGAAGAAGCTCTAGAATTAACAAATAAAAAAGTTGTAGAGGCATTAGGAGGATTACCACCTGTAAAAATGCACTGTTCAGTATTAGCAGAAGAAGCAATAAAACTTGCTATTGAAGATTATCTTTCAAAAAAGGAAAAATAATTAGATAAGTATATAATAAGGTATATAAGCTTTTGTAAGTTTGTGATATAATTTACAAGAGCTTATTTTTTATTATTGAGGAGATGGAAAATGAAGAGAATTATAGGGGTATTATTTTGTATAATGTTGTTATCTGTAACAGTTTTAGGAGCTGAAGCAAATAAAGAGGAGAAACCACCATATAAAGCTATACTTCTTGGAGATGATAAGGGGAAAATATATTATTCAGAAAATGCAGATATGATCCATCCACTAGCATCTGTTACAAAGGTTATGACAATAATGGTTGTTTTTGATGAGATAGAAAAAGGGAGAGTAAAACTTACAGACAAGGTAAAAATTTCCACAAAGGTTGCTTCAATAGGTGGAAGTAGAATTTATATGAAAAGAGGAGATATATTTACTCTTGAGGATTTGATTAAAGCCACAGGGATCTATTCAGCTAATAATGCTGCTTATGCTATAGCTGAGTATGTAAGTAATGGGGATATAGATAGCTTCATTAAAAAGATGAATAAGAAGGCTAAAGAGATAGGAGCAGAGGGAGAGCTAGAGTTTCATACTCCAAATGGACTACCACCACATATGACAAAAAAGGGAATGGATATAGGAACAGCTAAAGGAATCTATAAGATGTCAATAGCAGCAGAAAAGTATAAAAAATATATGGAAATAGCTTCTATGAAAAATGAAGAGATAGGAAATGGACAAGATGGAAAGATAAAACTTAGAAATAGAAATCATCTTTTAGGGAAAGAGGGAGTTTATGGAATAAAAACTGGTAACCACTCAAAAGCTGGATATAATATTACAGTAGTTAGTAATAAAGATGATGCTAAGATATTTACAGTTGTTTTAGGAAGCCCAACGTATAAGATAAGAGATAAAAGTGCATTGGAAGAGATAGAGAAATTCCATGAAAATTATAATTATAGAAAAATTGCTGATAAAAATATAGCTCTAGGAAAAGTTTCTGTTTTTAGTGGTGATAGAGATTATATAGAGGTTTACCCAGATAAAGAGTATAAAAAAATATTACCTAAAGATAGTGATATAAAAATTAGCATAAAAAGAAATAAAATGGTAATAGCACCAGTGTCATCAGGAAAAGTTTTAGGAGAATATAGAATA from the Fusobacterium varium genome contains:
- a CDS encoding D-alanyl-D-alanine carboxypeptidase is translated as MKRIIGVLFCIMLLSVTVLGAEANKEEKPPYKAILLGDDKGKIYYSENADMIHPLASVTKVMTIMVVFDEIEKGRVKLTDKVKISTKVASIGGSRIYMKRGDIFTLEDLIKATGIYSANNAAYAIAEYVSNGDIDSFIKKMNKKAKEIGAEGELEFHTPNGLPPHMTKKGMDIGTAKGIYKMSIAAEKYKKYMEIASMKNEEIGNGQDGKIKLRNRNHLLGKEGVYGIKTGNHSKAGYNITVVSNKDDAKIFTVVLGSPTYKIRDKSALEEIEKFHENYNYRKIADKNIALGKVSVFSGDRDYIEVYPDKEYKKILPKDSDIKISIKRNKMVIAPVSSGKVLGEYRITIDGSIVQSGKLITKEPVKLSLSLTKYFKNKKAE